The Pieris brassicae chromosome 6, ilPieBrab1.1, whole genome shotgun sequence genome window below encodes:
- the LOC123710797 gene encoding serine protease inhibitor 77Ba-like, protein MKIIVILTFCYACSYAASEFSGRARNFSLELLQFTQLETNGHIVISPFGIWTLLTGIALGASGKSKTQISHALFLPRNQKAIINGYANLTESVLNPTSSDVQLASKNFMFVDRDFHIYPEFQSVMTNDFNAMIRNLNFKDPSAAAQTANALISNSGAKVSNVLTSDDFANSRLILTNAITFRGLWQSPFNETDTSEEKFFNEDNKEIGRVNMMYQRGRLPFSNIKELKSLVMELPYGKEGKYVMLVVLPYPKVKVYDVYQQFQTVTFSEIFTRLQEDVDNFGLEDVDIKLPRFKISTNVVMNGPLIKMGVVDIFDQNKASFDRISPETIYVSAIVHKADIEVTESGTVASAETSAYFADRISTPRFNANRPFLYFIMEKATETVIFSGIYSKPSVF, encoded by the coding sequence atgaaaataattgtgaTACTGACTTTTTGTTACGCGTGCTCATACGCCGCTTCAGAATTCAGTGGGAGAGCCAGGAACTTTAGTTTAGAATTATTGCAATTCACACAATTGGAGACAAATGGACACATTGTGATCTCGCCGTTTGGTATTTGGACATTATTAACTGGTATCGCTTTAGGTGCGAGTGGAAAGAGCAAGACACAAATATCGCACGCTCTTTTTTTGCCGAGAAATCAAAAGGCAATAATAAATGGTTACGCAAACTTGACCGAGTCGGTGTTAAATCCCACGTCGTCAGATGTACAGCTCGCTAGCAAGAATTTCATGTTTGTGGATAgagattttcatatttatccAGAATTCCAAAGTGTTATGACAAATGACTTTAATGCTATGATAAGGAATCTAAATTTTAAGGACCCAAGTGCAGCCGCACAGACAGCCAACGCTTTAATCAGCAATTCCGGTGCAAAAGTATCCAACGTCCTGACATCAGATGACTTCGCAAATTCAAGATTGATTTTGACAAACGCCATAACTTTCAGGGGTCTGTGGCAGTCACCATTCAATGAAACGGACACATCTGAGGAGAAATTCTTCAATGAAGACAATAAAGAAATTGGCCGAGTTAACATGATGTATCAGCGAGGCCGACTTCCATTCTCTAATATAAAAGAGTTGAAATCACTCGTTATGGAATTACCGTATGGGAAAGAGGGGAAATATGTTATGTTAGTTGTCCTGCCGTACCCAAAAGTTAAAGTGTATGATGTGTATCAACAGTTCCAAACTGTAACTTTTTCTGAAATCTTTACCAGATTGCAAGAGGATGTAGATAACTTTGGTTTAGAAGACGTTGATATAAAGTTACCAAGGTTCAAAATAAGTACAAATGTTGTTATGAACGGGCCTCTGATTAAGATGGGTGTTGTGGATATATTTGACCAAAACAAGGCTAGTTTTGATCGCATTTCGCCAGAGACTATATACGTATCGGCCATTGTACATAAAGCTGATATAGAGGTCACAGAATCAGGTACCGTTGCCTCTGCTGAGACTAGCGCATATTTTGCCGATAGGATATCAACCCCACGTTTTAATGCAAACAGGCCTTTCCTGTACTTTATTATGGAGAAAGCAACAGAAACTGTGATATTTAGCGGCATTTACTCTAAGCCGTCtgtgttttaa
- the LOC123710796 gene encoding serine protease inhibitor 77Ba-like: MITKMHLSLCVFVLCVCSGYTLHLIPKPSNNIRLSERIGNFSVELIDRTLTQTPTSNVVISPITIWTVLAVIAEGSANNTLKEVCNTLRIVPENLRNVRESFKSIEKYLIVKTTTVDLNKFNILFVDKCVSPTRKFELVARDYNVSFASLNFSEPYKTANYVNSKVYNFTQGKISDLISGDDLINSHMILTSALHFKGQWTFKFNKSATTKAPFFDNQGNVIGQVNMMYNRQILPFANFKDLKARIIELPYGKENRLSMLVMLPYQNVTVNEMFLNLNRMSLDHILASLAKSLNEFPEDEIDIYLPRFKVETSLDLTDTLKSMGIKDLFDSSLSNLKNMVKIPSFVSKVAHKAVIEVTEEGTSAAAAAAAAFSYRIGVTKFETNRPFGYMIVEKTTNTIPFAGSYNMPELYES; encoded by the coding sequence atgataaccaAAATGCATTTATCGTTATGTGTTTTCGTACTTTGTGTGTGCAGTGGTTACACTTTACATCTTATACCAAAACCTAGTAACAATATTAGATTATCTGAAAGAATCGGCAACTTTTCAGTGGAATTAATTGACCGGACCTTAACCCAAACACCTACTTCTAATGTTGTTATATCTCCAATAACCATATGGACTGTACTTGCTGTAATTGCTGAAGGATCTGCCAACAATACCTTAAAGGAAGTGTGTAATACGTTGAGAATAGTTCCTGAAAACTTAAGAAACGTAAGGGAAAGCTTTAAAAGTATAGAAAAGTACCTAATAGTGAAGACGACCACAGTTGATTTAAACAAgttcaatattttgtttgtggaTAAATGTGTTAGTCCTACACGGAAATTCGAATTAGTTGCAAGAGACTATAATGTATCATTTGCTTCACTTAATTTTTCGGAGCCATATAAAACAGCTAACTATGTTAACAGTAAAGTGTACAACTTTACCCAGGGCAAAATATCAGACTTGATTTCAGGTGATGACTTAATAAATAGTCACATGATCCTTACAAGTGCCTTACATTTTAAAGGGCAGtggacatttaaatttaataaatcagcCACAACAAAAGCTCCATTCTTTGACAACCAAGGAAATGTAATAGGACAAGTTAATATGATGTACAATCGTCAAATATTACCATTTGCAAACTTTAAGGATCTTAAAGCAAGAATAATTGAATTACCTTATGGTAAAGAAAACCGTCTTTCAATGCTGGTTATGTTGCCATACCAAAATGTTACTGTTAATGAAATGTTTCTGAATCTTAACCGAATGTCATTAGACCATATTCTTGCTAGCTTAGCAAAGTCTTTGAATGAATTTCCTGAAGAcgaaatagatatttatttgccCCGCTTTAAAGTTGAAACCAGCTTAGATTTGACTGATACACTTAAAAGTATGGGTATAAAAGATTTGTTTGATAGCTCACTATCAAACTTGAAGAATATGGTGAAAATACCATCATTTGTGTCAAAGGTTGCCCATAAAGCAGTGATTGAGGTAACAGAGGAAGGAACTAGTGCAGCAGCAGCTGCTGCAGCAGCATTTAGCTATCGAATTGGTGTTACAAAGTTTGAAACAAATAGACCTTTTGGGTATATGATTGTGGAAAAAACTACTAACACTATACCATTTGCCGGTTCATACAATATGCCTGAATTGTATGAGTCATAA